The Microbacterium foliorum genome has a window encoding:
- a CDS encoding ABC transporter ATP-binding protein: MTASPDDPTDQAADAAPVPENKTPARRTPTKKAPVKKAAAPRTPAKASADKAAATIEVVAEPALRISPVTGETARSAAPTKTASAARAAAARNSRTTAAKTTEAKTSAAKAASAKPAASKPAASKSVASKTAAAKAAAEKSAAAKTKARAAAARTTAAKTAAARAAAAKAAAAKAAEAEAVEAEKTAVADDRPAETIGAEASGARTVETETPISAARGETASGEVSVSAPAVPEEPEEPEAIPAEDTEAPVVEEAPVVEEAPVVEEAPVVEEAPTVEEAPVVEEAPVVEEAPADAPADDVVSTEDEPPVVDDDGAIADVGAGEQPVDGAGAASASEAIRIRGLVKSFGDHTAVNGIDLTVPAGSFYGIVGPNGAGKTTTLSIVAGLLRSDRGEVVICGIDQAKKPLAAKRMMGVLPDRLRTFDRLTGRQLLYYYGLLRGLQSDVIEKRVGDLARAFDLGEALNRVVSDYSAGMTKKIMLAGAMIHSPRVLVLDEPFEAVDPVSSAVILDILRAYVAHGGTVILSSHGMDLVERVCSRVAIIVGGEVLAEGTVDEVRAGQTLEARFVELSGGIGEVEGLEWLHTFSD; encoded by the coding sequence GTGACTGCTTCCCCCGACGACCCCACCGATCAGGCGGCTGACGCTGCGCCCGTGCCTGAGAATAAGACGCCGGCTCGGAGGACTCCCACGAAGAAGGCTCCGGTGAAGAAGGCCGCGGCCCCGCGCACGCCCGCCAAGGCGTCTGCAGACAAGGCCGCTGCGACCATCGAGGTCGTCGCGGAGCCTGCGCTGCGGATCAGTCCGGTCACCGGAGAGACGGCACGATCCGCCGCGCCGACGAAGACCGCATCCGCCGCGCGCGCCGCTGCTGCCAGGAACTCCAGGACGACAGCGGCCAAGACCACAGAGGCGAAGACGAGCGCTGCGAAGGCGGCATCGGCGAAGCCCGCCGCATCGAAGCCCGCCGCATCCAAGAGCGTCGCATCGAAGACCGCCGCAGCCAAGGCGGCAGCGGAGAAGAGCGCCGCAGCGAAGACCAAGGCTCGCGCGGCGGCGGCTCGCACCACCGCTGCCAAGACGGCTGCCGCGAGGGCGGCGGCGGCCAAGGCTGCCGCCGCCAAGGCTGCGGAAGCGGAGGCCGTCGAGGCGGAGAAGACCGCCGTTGCCGACGATCGGCCCGCGGAGACGATCGGTGCGGAGGCCTCGGGCGCGCGCACGGTCGAGACGGAGACGCCGATCTCCGCCGCCCGCGGCGAGACGGCTTCCGGCGAGGTCTCGGTGAGCGCACCAGCGGTGCCCGAGGAGCCCGAGGAGCCCGAGGCCATCCCCGCGGAAGACACCGAGGCTCCCGTCGTGGAGGAGGCTCCCGTCGTGGAGGAAGCTCCGGTCGTGGAGGAGGCTCCCGTCGTGGAGGAAGCTCCCACCGTGGAGGAGGCTCCCGTCGTGGAGGAGGCTCCGGTCGTGGAGGAGGCTCCAGCTGACGCTCCCGCCGACGACGTCGTGAGCACCGAGGACGAGCCGCCCGTCGTCGACGACGACGGTGCCATCGCTGACGTCGGCGCAGGCGAGCAGCCGGTCGACGGCGCGGGGGCGGCATCGGCGAGCGAGGCGATCCGGATCCGCGGGCTCGTCAAGAGCTTCGGCGACCACACGGCCGTGAACGGCATCGACCTGACCGTGCCTGCCGGATCGTTCTACGGGATCGTCGGCCCCAACGGTGCAGGAAAGACGACCACGCTGTCGATCGTCGCAGGACTGCTGCGCTCTGATCGGGGCGAGGTGGTGATCTGCGGCATCGATCAGGCGAAGAAGCCGCTCGCAGCGAAGCGCATGATGGGTGTCCTCCCCGATCGGCTGCGGACGTTCGATCGACTGACCGGGCGCCAGCTGCTCTACTACTACGGTCTGCTGCGGGGCCTCCAGTCCGACGTGATCGAGAAGCGCGTGGGAGACCTCGCGCGGGCCTTCGATCTGGGCGAGGCCCTCAACCGCGTGGTCTCCGACTATTCGGCGGGTATGACGAAGAAGATCATGCTCGCCGGTGCGATGATCCATTCGCCGCGCGTGCTGGTGCTCGATGAGCCGTTCGAGGCCGTCGATCCCGTGTCTTCCGCGGTGATCCTCGACATCCTGCGTGCTTACGTCGCGCACGGTGGGACGGTGATCCTGTCCAGTCATGGAATGGATCTCGTGGAGCGCGTCTGCTCCCGAGTGGCGATCATCGTCGGAGGTGAGGTACTCGCCGAAGGCACCGTAGACGAGGTGCGCGCGGGGCAGACCCTCGAAGCGCGATTCGTCGAGCTCTCCGGCGGCATCGGAGAGGTGGAGGGGCTCGAGTGGCTGCACACGTTCTCCGACTGA
- the rdgB gene encoding RdgB/HAM1 family non-canonical purine NTP pyrophosphatase, with product MEVVLATHNPHKVDEFQQIVAVTRPDLEVIGYDGPEPIEDGVTFAENALIKARAASLHTGLAALADDSGICVDVLGGSPGVFSAYWAGQKKDAAANLALLLDQLHDIADPHRSAHFTSTIALVTPAGAEHVVVGNWPGRLARSASGGGGFGYDPIFIPDGQPAGAERTVGDFSADEKQSQSHRARAFRELVPLLADL from the coding sequence ATGGAGGTCGTCCTCGCCACGCACAACCCGCACAAGGTCGACGAGTTCCAGCAGATCGTCGCGGTGACGCGTCCTGATCTCGAGGTCATCGGCTACGACGGTCCGGAGCCGATCGAAGACGGAGTGACGTTCGCCGAGAACGCGCTCATCAAGGCGCGCGCCGCCTCGCTGCACACGGGTCTCGCGGCTCTCGCCGACGACTCCGGCATCTGCGTCGACGTGCTCGGCGGGTCACCCGGCGTGTTCTCCGCCTACTGGGCGGGGCAGAAGAAGGATGCTGCGGCCAATCTCGCACTGCTCCTCGATCAGCTGCATGACATCGCGGATCCGCACCGCAGCGCGCACTTCACGTCGACGATCGCCCTGGTGACCCCGGCGGGTGCCGAGCACGTGGTCGTCGGGAACTGGCCGGGGCGCCTCGCGAGGTCGGCATCCGGTGGTGGCGGATTCGGCTACGACCCGATCTTCATCCCGGACGGGCAGCCGGCGGGTGCCGAGCGCACCGTGGGCGATTTCAGCGCCGACGAGAAGCAGTCGCAGTCGCATCGGGCGCGGGCCTTCCGCGAGCTGGTGCCACTCCTCGCCGACCTCTGA
- a CDS encoding DUF3039 domain-containing protein, which yields MSTPLDSPDQGGVATLDRELEELLREENLEPGDHERFSHYVKKDKILESAITGKPVRALCGKKWTPGRDPEKFPICPTCKEIYESMVR from the coding sequence ATGAGTACTCCGCTGGACAGCCCCGATCAGGGTGGCGTGGCAACGCTCGATCGCGAACTCGAAGAACTCCTCCGCGAGGAGAATCTCGAACCGGGAGACCACGAGCGCTTCTCGCACTACGTCAAGAAAGACAAGATCCTCGAGTCCGCGATCACCGGAAAGCCGGTACGCGCACTGTGCGGCAAGAAATGGACTCCGGGTCGAGACCCCGAGAAGTTCCCGATCTGCCCCACCTGCAAGGAGATCTACGAATCGATGGTGCGCTGA
- a CDS encoding phosphocholine cytidylyltransferase family protein has product MTLQTVILAAGMGSRLGRALPKPLTELSDGRTIMRQQHDNIRAAFGSDARITSVVGYRAETIIEAFPNVNYVHNERYDETNTSKSLLRALGATGKAGVLWMNGDVVFDPMILGRAAAYIERDQSFVTVNTSKVSDEEVKYTVTAEGFIDKLSKTVRGGLGEAVGINYISAANKKAFMRQLQRVEDQDYFERGLELAIAEDGLLLEPMDVSDLYAVEVDFAEDLERANLFV; this is encoded by the coding sequence GTGACTCTTCAGACCGTCATCCTCGCAGCCGGAATGGGCTCGCGCCTGGGCCGTGCACTGCCCAAGCCGCTCACCGAGCTCAGCGACGGACGCACCATCATGCGTCAGCAGCACGACAACATCCGCGCAGCTTTCGGTTCCGACGCCCGCATCACGTCCGTCGTCGGATACCGCGCCGAGACCATCATCGAGGCCTTCCCGAACGTCAACTACGTGCACAACGAGCGCTACGACGAGACCAACACATCCAAGAGCCTGCTGCGTGCCCTCGGTGCCACGGGCAAGGCCGGCGTTCTCTGGATGAACGGCGACGTCGTCTTCGACCCGATGATCCTCGGGCGTGCGGCCGCATACATCGAGCGCGACCAGTCGTTCGTCACGGTCAACACCTCGAAGGTCAGCGACGAGGAGGTGAAGTACACGGTCACGGCCGAGGGCTTCATCGACAAGCTGTCGAAGACCGTGAGGGGCGGCCTGGGCGAGGCCGTCGGCATCAACTACATCTCCGCCGCGAACAAGAAGGCGTTCATGCGCCAGCTGCAGCGGGTCGAAGACCAGGACTACTTCGAGCGCGGTCTCGAGCTCGCGATCGCCGAGGACGGACTGCTCCTCGAGCCGATGGATGTCTCGGACCTCTACGCGGTCGAGGTCGACTTCGCCGAGGATCTCGAGCGGGCGAACCTGTTCGTCTGA
- the murI gene encoding glutamate racemase encodes MNDAPIGIFDSGVGGLTVARAIRAQLPRESFVYIGDTAHSPYGPKPIADVRRYSLEVLDTLVDQGVKMLVIACNTASAAMLRDARERYDVPVVEVIGPAVRRAVSTTRNGRVGVIGTVGTIGSRAYQDMLEVNERLEVFTAACPRFVEFVEGGITGTPEVLATAEHYLAPLRDAGVDTLVLGCTHYPFLRGAISYVMGEGVTLVSSDDETAGDVYRQLVRGDLLASPDATASYVYEATGDSAIEFTALANRLMGHEVRDVQLVETGVITLPGHASGL; translated from the coding sequence ATGAACGACGCCCCGATCGGAATCTTCGACTCCGGTGTCGGCGGACTCACGGTGGCCAGGGCCATCCGAGCCCAGCTGCCCCGGGAATCGTTCGTCTACATCGGCGACACCGCGCACTCGCCCTACGGCCCGAAACCCATCGCCGACGTGCGGCGCTACAGCCTCGAGGTTCTCGACACTCTCGTCGACCAGGGCGTCAAGATGCTCGTGATCGCCTGCAACACGGCATCCGCGGCCATGCTGCGCGACGCGCGCGAACGCTATGACGTGCCCGTGGTCGAGGTGATCGGTCCCGCCGTGCGCCGGGCCGTGTCGACCACGCGAAACGGACGGGTCGGTGTCATCGGCACGGTCGGGACCATCGGCTCTCGCGCCTATCAGGACATGCTCGAGGTGAACGAGCGTCTCGAGGTCTTCACAGCCGCATGTCCGCGCTTCGTCGAGTTCGTCGAGGGCGGCATCACCGGGACCCCCGAGGTGCTCGCCACCGCCGAGCACTACCTCGCACCGCTGCGTGACGCCGGGGTCGACACGCTCGTGCTCGGGTGCACGCACTACCCCTTCCTGCGCGGCGCGATCAGTTATGTGATGGGGGAGGGGGTCACGCTCGTCTCCAGCGACGATGAGACGGCGGGCGACGTCTACCGCCAGCTGGTCCGTGGAGATCTGCTCGCATCCCCCGACGCCACGGCGTCGTATGTGTACGAGGCGACCGGCGATTCGGCCATCGAGTTCACCGCGCTCGCCAACCGACTGATGGGTCACGAGGTGCGCGATGTGCAGCTCGTGGAGACCGGCGTCATCACCCTTCCGGGGCACGCCTCCGGGCTCTGA
- a CDS encoding nicotinate phosphoribosyltransferase produces MTTSTALLTDRYELTMLAAALRDGTASRPSVFELFSRRLSGGRRFGVVAGTGRLLSLLREFRFEDDELRFLRDNNVVDADSLRYLESYRFTGSIRGYREGELYFPGSPILTVEGSFADAVVLETLALSVLNHDSAVATAASRMSIAAGERPLAEMGSRRAAEQSAVAAARAAYIAGFGATSNLEAGRRWGIPTMGTAAHSWTLLHESEEEAFRSQIDSLGTATTLLVDTYDIRTGVETAIRVAGTGLGGVRIDSGDLPIVAAEVRAQLDELGATDTRITVTSDLDEYAIAALAASPVDAYGVGTSVVTGSGYPTASMVYKLVARQDPNGAWIGVAKASTDKASHGGRKAAFRTLVDGVASAETVVVSDGFEELGTPAQHPDGRALQTTFVEGGEIDRSFEGPAGTTSARAHHLRVREELPVRALALSKSDPAIPTVFVDAG; encoded by the coding sequence ATGACGACGTCCACGGCGCTTCTGACCGATCGTTACGAGCTCACCATGCTCGCCGCCGCACTCCGCGACGGCACGGCCTCGCGGCCCAGCGTGTTCGAGCTGTTCTCCCGCCGCCTGTCGGGCGGACGTCGTTTCGGCGTGGTCGCCGGCACGGGGCGTCTGCTCAGCCTGCTGCGCGAGTTCCGATTCGAGGACGACGAGCTGCGGTTCCTCCGCGACAACAACGTGGTCGACGCGGATTCGCTGCGTTACCTCGAGAGCTACCGTTTCACCGGCTCCATCCGCGGCTACCGCGAGGGCGAGCTGTATTTTCCCGGATCTCCCATCCTGACCGTCGAGGGCAGCTTCGCCGATGCGGTCGTGCTCGAGACCCTGGCCCTCAGCGTCCTCAACCACGACTCGGCCGTGGCCACCGCCGCGTCACGCATGAGCATCGCCGCCGGCGAGCGACCCCTGGCGGAGATGGGCTCGCGCCGAGCCGCCGAGCAGTCCGCGGTCGCAGCCGCCAGGGCGGCGTACATCGCCGGCTTCGGCGCGACGAGCAACCTCGAGGCCGGTCGGCGCTGGGGCATCCCGACGATGGGAACCGCCGCGCACTCCTGGACGCTGCTGCACGAGAGCGAGGAAGAGGCCTTCCGCTCCCAGATCGACAGCCTCGGAACCGCGACGACGCTGCTCGTCGACACCTATGACATCCGCACCGGCGTCGAGACCGCGATCCGGGTGGCGGGGACCGGCCTCGGCGGCGTGCGCATCGACTCCGGCGACCTGCCCATCGTCGCCGCCGAGGTGCGCGCACAGCTCGACGAGCTCGGCGCGACCGACACGCGCATCACCGTCACGAGCGACCTCGACGAGTACGCCATCGCGGCCCTGGCCGCGTCACCGGTCGACGCCTACGGGGTCGGCACCTCGGTGGTGACGGGGTCGGGATACCCCACGGCCAGCATGGTCTACAAGCTGGTCGCTCGGCAGGACCCGAACGGCGCATGGATCGGGGTCGCGAAGGCGTCGACGGACAAGGCGTCGCACGGAGGACGCAAGGCGGCGTTCCGCACGCTCGTCGACGGAGTCGCGAGCGCGGAGACGGTCGTGGTGTCGGACGGCTTCGAAGAGCTCGGCACTCCCGCGCAGCATCCGGACGGACGCGCGCTGCAGACGACGTTCGTCGAGGGCGGCGAGATCGACCGGTCCTTCGAGGGGCCGGCGGGGACGACGTCGGCTCGAGCGCATCATCTGCGCGTGCGGGAGGAGCTTCCGGTGCGGGCGCTCGCGCTGAGCAAATCCGACCCGGCGATCCCCACGGTCTTCGTCGACGCGGGCTGA
- a CDS encoding dihydrofolate reductase family protein, giving the protein MRELTYYIGVTLDGFIAGPDDEVDFYPVTPAFAETLGTELADIQPAHVRAGRGGVDEPLTRFDTVVMGRRTYEPALQAGITDPYSQLRTVVFSTTVADPDEPNVEIVRTDPVARVRALKAEPGLGIYLAGGAMLAGALLDEIDRLIVKKYPVIAGSGIPMARHPFAPTMFGLDQVRSFDNGCVVLEYTRLRRGRGY; this is encoded by the coding sequence ATGCGAGAACTCACCTACTACATCGGCGTGACCCTCGACGGATTCATCGCGGGGCCCGACGACGAGGTCGACTTCTATCCCGTGACCCCGGCGTTCGCCGAGACGCTGGGCACGGAGCTCGCCGACATCCAGCCCGCGCATGTGAGAGCGGGGCGGGGAGGCGTCGACGAGCCGCTCACTCGGTTCGACACCGTGGTGATGGGTCGTCGCACCTACGAGCCCGCGCTGCAGGCCGGGATCACCGATCCGTACTCGCAGCTGCGGACCGTGGTGTTCAGCACGACGGTCGCCGACCCGGATGAGCCGAACGTCGAGATCGTGCGCACGGATCCGGTCGCGAGGGTGCGTGCTCTCAAGGCCGAGCCCGGCCTCGGCATCTACCTCGCGGGCGGGGCGATGCTCGCGGGCGCGCTGCTCGACGAGATCGACAGACTGATCGTCAAGAAGTACCCGGTGATCGCCGGTTCCGGCATCCCGATGGCGAGACACCCGTTCGCCCCGACGATGTTCGGTCTCGACCAGGTGCGCTCCTTCGACAACGGCTGCGTCGTGCTCGAATACACCCGCCTGCGCCGAGGACGAGGCTACTGA
- the rph gene encoding ribonuclease PH, whose protein sequence is MTSIVRADGRSTDQLREITIERGWSAHAEGSALISFGGTKVLCTASFTNGVPRWLTGKGKGWVTAEYSMLPRATNSRNDRESVKGRIGGRTHEISRLIGRALRAVVDTKALGENTIVIDCDVLQADGGTRTAAITGAYVALADAIEWGREKKFIGKNSTPLLDSVSAVSVGIIDGEPMLDLAYVEDVRAETDMNIVVTGRGLFVEVQGTAEGAPFDKRELDALLDLGVAGCADLKSEQLKALAG, encoded by the coding sequence ATGACCAGCATCGTCCGTGCCGACGGCCGTTCCACCGACCAGCTCCGCGAGATCACCATCGAGCGCGGGTGGAGCGCTCATGCCGAGGGATCGGCCCTGATCAGCTTCGGGGGCACGAAGGTGCTGTGCACCGCCTCGTTCACGAACGGCGTGCCCCGCTGGCTCACCGGCAAGGGCAAGGGGTGGGTCACCGCCGAGTACTCGATGCTTCCCCGCGCCACCAACAGCCGCAACGACCGCGAGAGTGTGAAGGGCCGCATCGGCGGACGCACGCACGAGATCTCGCGCCTGATCGGCCGGGCGCTGCGTGCGGTCGTCGACACCAAGGCCCTGGGCGAGAACACGATCGTGATCGACTGCGACGTGCTGCAGGCCGATGGCGGAACGCGCACCGCCGCGATCACCGGGGCCTACGTCGCTCTGGCCGATGCGATCGAGTGGGGTCGTGAGAAGAAGTTCATCGGCAAGAATTCGACGCCCCTGCTGGACTCGGTCTCCGCGGTCTCCGTCGGGATCATCGACGGCGAGCCCATGCTCGATCTGGCATACGTCGAAGACGTCCGCGCCGAGACCGACATGAACATCGTGGTCACCGGACGCGGCCTGTTCGTCGAGGTGCAGGGCACCGCCGAAGGCGCCCCCTTCGACAAGCGCGAGCTGGATGCGCTGCTCGACCTGGGCGTCGCCGGCTGCGCCGACCTCAAGAGCGAGCAGCTGAAGGCACTCGCGGGCTGA